Proteins from a genomic interval of Quercus robur chromosome 9, dhQueRobu3.1, whole genome shotgun sequence:
- the LOC126698747 gene encoding 3-ketoacyl CoA thiolase 1, peroxisomal-like: protein MEKVINRQKVLLQHLQPISNSSSSPETTHESADLSASICAAGDSAAYQRKAAFGDDVVIVAAYRTPLCKAKRGGFKDTLPDDLLATVLKAVIDKTNLNPSEVGDIVVGTVLAPGSDRAIECRMGAFYAGFPETVPLRTVNRQCSSGLQAVSDVAAYIKAGFYDIGIGAGVESMSVDTVNKLRHINPKVDIFKQAKDCLLPMGITSENVAENYGVTRQEQDLAAVESHRRAAAASASGKFKDEIIPVSTKIVNPKTGEEMPVTISVDDGIRPNTNMADLAKLKPAFKKNGTTTAGNSSQLTDGAGAVLLMKRSLAMQKGLPILGVFRSYVAVGVDPAVMGIGPAAAIPAAVKSAGLELEDIDLFEINEAFASQYVYCYKKLGLDPEKINVNGGAMALGHPLGATGARCVSTLLNEMKRRGKDCRFGVISMCIGSGMGAAAVFERGDSADELRNARTDFKSGNLLSRDAQ from the exons ATGGAGAAAGTGATCAATAGACAGAAAGTTCTGCTCCAACATTTACAACCCATTTCTAATTCTTCATCTTCTCCTGAAACAACACATGAATCTGCTGATCTCTCT gCCTCAATTTGTGCGGCTGGGGACAGTGCTGCATATCAGCGAAAAGCTGCTTTTGGAGATGATGTTGTGATTGTGGC GGCATACCGTACTCCGCTTTGCAAAGCAAAACGTGGAGGTTTCAAGGATACTCTTCCTGACGATCTACTTGCCACAGTTTTGAAG GCAGTGATAGATAAAACAAACCTGAACCCAAGTGAAGTGGGGGATATAGTTGTTGGTACAGTTTTGGCACCTGGCTCAGACAGAGCAATTGAGTGCAGGATGGGGGCATTCTATGCTGGTTTTCCAG AAACGGTGCCCCTCAGAACTGTTAATCGGCAATGCTCATCTGGCCTCCAGGCAGTCTCTGATGTAGCTGCTTACATTAAAGCAGGATTTTATGACATAG gCATTGGGGCTGGAGTTGAGAGCATGTCAGTTGATACGGTTAACAAGCTTCGCCATATTAACCCAAAA GTAGATATCTTTAAACAAGCCAAAGATTGTCTTCTTCCTATGGGTATTACTTCTGAAAATGTTGCAGAAAATTATGGAGTAACACGGCAAGAGCAAGACCTTGCTGCT GTTGAATCTCATAGGCGTGCTGCTGCTGCTTCTGCATCTGGTAAATTCAAAGATGAAATTATCCCTGTCTCTACCAAG ATTGTAAATCCAAAAACAGGAGAGGAGATGCCTGTTACAATTTCTGTGGATGATGGTATCCGGCCAAACACAAACATGGCAGACTTGGCAAAGCTGAAGCCTGCATTCAAAAAGAATGGGACCACAACTGCAG GGAATTCTAGCCAGTTGACTGATGGTGCTGGAGCTGTCCTTCTTATGAAGAGAAGTTTGGCAATGCAGAAGGGACTTCCTATTCTTGGTGTTTTCAG GAGTTATGTTGCTGTTGGTGTGGATCCTGCTGTCATGGGCATAGGCCCAGCTGCTGCAATTCCAGCTGCAGTGAAGTCTGCTGGTCTTGAGCTTGAGGATATTGATTTGTTTGAAATAAATGAG GCATTTGCATCTCAGTACGTATATTGCTATAAGAAATTGGGACTTGATCCTGAGAAAATCAACGTTAATGGAGGTGCAATGGCTCTTGGGCATCCTTTGGGTGCTACAG GTGCCCGCTGTGTTAGTACTCTATTGAATGAGATGAAGCGTCGTGGCAAGGACTGTCGCTTTGGTGTGATCTCCATGTGCATAg GCTCTGGCATGGGGGCTGCAGCTGTTTTTGAAAGGGGAGATTCTGCGGATGAGCTACGTAATGCTAGAACAGACTTCAAAAGTGGCAATCTTCTATCAAGGGATGCTCAATAG
- the LOC126698750 gene encoding sm-like protein LSM5: protein MANNPSQLLPSELIDRCIGSKIWVIMKGDKELVGTLRGFDVYVNMVLEDVTEYEITAEGRRITKLDQILLNGNNIAILVPGGSPDPE, encoded by the exons ATGGCCAACAATCCTTCACAGCTGTTACCATCAG AGCTCATTGACAGGTGCATAGGGTCTAAGATATGGGTGATAATGAAGGGAGACAAGGAGCTCGTTGGTACTCTTAGGGGCTTCGATGTCTATGTCAACATGGTCCTCGAAGACGTCACTGAATA TGAGATCACTGCTGAAGGGAGACGGATAACAAAGCTTGATCAGATTTTACTAAATGGAAACAACATTGCTATT CTGGTCCCTGGTGGTTCGCCTGATCCAGAATGA
- the LOC126701121 gene encoding uncharacterized protein LOC126701121 has protein sequence MAINHRPSILVVTETRVGGDRAGKIIEGLPFDSYITTDTIGYAGGLWILWRTEDVDVSPLSTTKQEIHTFIKDKIIEGLPFDSYITTDTIGYAGGLWILWRMEDVDVSPLSTTKQEIHTSIKDKFGGNQVNLNRALEFKGCLDECNMIDLGFAGPKYTWTNRRPISSLILERIDRCFANPMWRILYPEAVVTHLLRIFLDHCSVLIKLCKSSANHLNKPFRFQTMWLLHPDFPRVVQQAWAEDRALHIATSDFIDKAKKWNVEVFGNLFAKKRRVLARLNGVQKALADNPCDFLMDLENQLVSEYSLILMQEEEFWALKFRLNTATFGD, from the exons ATGGCTATTAATCATCGCCCTTCTATTTTGGTTGTGACGGAGACGAGGGTCGGTGGAGACAGAGCCGGAAAAATTATTGAAGGCTTGCCATTTGACAGTTACATTACCACGGATACAATCGGCTACGCCGGGGGACTGTGGATACTCTGGAGAACGGAAGATGTGGATGTTTCTCCCCTTTCAACTACTAAGCAGGAGATTCATACTTTTATTAAG GATAAAATTATTGAAGGCTTGCCATTTGACAGTTACATTACCACGGATACAATCGGCTACGCCGGGGGATTGTGGATACTCTGGAGAATGGAAGATGTGGATGTTTCTCCCCTTTCAACTACTAAGCAGGAGATTCATACTTCTATTAAG GATAAGTTTGGGGGAAATCAAGTAAACCTTAATAGAGCTCTAGAGTTCAAGGGGTGCTTAGATGAGTGTAATATGATAGACTTGGGTTTTGCGGGACCTAAATACACGTGGACGAATCGTAGGCCCATCTCAAGCCTTATTTTGGAAAGAATTGATAGGTGCTTTGCCAACCCAATGTGGAGGATCCTTTACCCAGAAGCTGTAGTAACCCATttacttagaattttcttggaTCATTGCTCGGTGCTTATCAAATTATGTAAATCTAGTGCCAATCATCTAAACAAGCCTTTCCGATTCCAAACGATGTGGCTGCTTCATCCGGATTTCCCAAGAGTAGTGCAGCAAGCCTGGGCTGAGGATAGAGCATTACATATAGCAACTTCAGATTTTATAGATAAAGCAAAAAAATGGAATGTGGAAGTTTTTGGGAATCTCTTTGCAAAAAAAAGGAGAGTGTTGGCAAGACTGAACGGTGTGCAGAAAGCCCTTGCTGATAACCCTTGTGATTTTTTGATGGACCTAGAAAATCAGCTTGTGTCAGAGTACTCTCTAATTCTCATGCAAGAAGAGGAGTTTTGGGCTCTTAAGTTCAGACTTAATACAGCCACTTTTGGGGACTGA